Sequence from the Marinobacter gudaonensis genome:
GACGGCAGCGAAAGTCTCGGATTGAATTTAACCAAGTGGTCAACGGGACGCCTACTACGCTGCGCTCCGTAGCCGCCCATTACCACCGGCGTTATGCTCACAAGGATTTCGAGTGCCTTACAAAATGAATCCCCAACAATTCGATGCTGTGTTAGCACTTAGCAGTGCTGACCGAAGCTCTCATTTTGTTGGAAAGGTTGCTGATTGGGAGCAGTTGTGGGGTGTCAAAAACGATCTTGGCTGGCTGGTTCCGATCACTCCCGAAGATTTAGAGTATTTCCCCGTTTGGCCGCACCCCGAGTATGCTCAAAAGATTGTTGATGAGCATTTCCCTGGCCATCATGCGGTAGAGATACCACTTGAAGAATTTCTATCCCATTGGCTGCCAACCTTTGAGGCTGACAATGTTAAGGTCGCGGTATTTCCAAACAAAGAGTGGGTTTTCTGGGTTATGGAGCCGTTCGACTTGGCGCAATGCCTAAGAGATGAGGCCTCTCAGTATGAGTAAAAAGCATAACCATCGCAGGCACGGCGACGTCTTTTCCATTGCGGCTTCGCCTCCATTCCAAAGCCGCGCATGCTGCGGGCGTTAAATGGATAAGATCCATGGAAGATCCCTATTACATAGCGAAACTGAAGGAAAGCATTCCCTTAGTTATCGAGCATGCCTCCTGGGAAAATGAGGAGCTAATTGTCTCAGGCTCTAACTGGTCTTTTGCTGCACGCTCTGCTTGGCGAGTAAGTTCAAAAAAAGGATTCGAGTACGGAGCAGAGGCAGAACCCACGCAGGACCAGGTTCGGAGCTTGATAGGAGCAAAGATAATAGAAGCCAGTCCGTCCGGTATTGTGCCTCTCGACGTTGTGCTGCACTTAAACGATGGATTGGCGATTGAATGCTTTTCCGCAACTCATTACGAGCCCTGGGTGCTCAAGCTACCGGATGGGACAATTATGGTTGCGGACGGTAGCATCGGTTAAGCCCGCTACCATTTAACCAATGCGTCAATGGGACCGGTTTTCCGCTGGCGCTCCAAACCGGCCCGTTACGCTGGCGTTAGTGAGCATGGATATGTCTAGTCCTGAGCCAATTTTCATCGCTAGGTATGCTGCTGGGGGATTGAGCACCGAAGATCTTGTTGAGTATGCAGACAGGAAGCTAATGGAAGGTGCCTATTCTGACTACCTAGTAGCTATTCTGGATGAGACCGCAAAAAACTGGGATGCCATTTCACCTCTTTTCGAATTGGCTGTCAGGGATTTGGGGT
This genomic interval carries:
- a CDS encoding DUF2750 domain-containing protein — translated: MPYKMNPQQFDAVLALSSADRSSHFVGKVADWEQLWGVKNDLGWLVPITPEDLEYFPVWPHPEYAQKIVDEHFPGHHAVEIPLEEFLSHWLPTFEADNVKVAVFPNKEWVFWVMEPFDLAQCLRDEASQYE